The genome window AGTTCCCCactttcaaaaatatacttgaaaTATAGAATTATCTCGGATATGCAGGCTTCGCAATtgatatgaattgtagactcaATTGAATTATGAAGTTCTCAAATTCATGAATATCTGCTAGATATTCATATAACCAAATTCTTAAAcgacaaaaaatatttgataaacGAGTGAGGGTGTGAGTTACGGAGTTCTTCTCGTCATACATATTTACAAATAATCACCCCAATGTGTATATAAACTATTTATCTTGTTGAATGAAATGTGTCACAGTTGAATCATCATATTGAAGTACGTCATAACTCATCATACTTCTCGCTTGTTAATGTCATATCTACAGTTGTTAAGTCTACCTCTAACACAAAATTCGACACATCATTGTTCATGGAGTGTCATAGTACTATCAATAAGTTCATAGAATAATCGCTTTATTTCctgcttgttttgttttatctttcttctttccattttgtatttgttttgctttctcATACCATCATTTTTGATGTCATGTTGTTTTCCTTCTCCattttgttgatatatatatgtggcaTATAAAAAAGGTTGATAGAATAATCACTCCATAGACTCATGGAGTGTGTATATAGTataaaacataaaagaaaatatagtGTAAACAcggaaaaataatttaaattcaaCTCATTAGTATTTTACAAGAGTGATATTATCCAAAAatcagaattttttatttaaaaaaatttacgttAGAAGATTAAATTAAACTTTAAAGTCAATGATAACAAGGCCCCAAGTCAAAGCCCACTTCTTTGGGTCCAAACCTAATTAGGATCCAAGGCCCATTTTTCTGATGACATTTTTGACCGGGGaaaggggggtggtttgattGCGACTCGAGCTTCTATGCTATGCAAGTAAAATACAAAAGAGCTGTCTGTCCTCACCTTGATCCTTCAATCGATCTCATCTATCAAATCTCCGTCGCGACCTTAATTCTCTTCTCACACAAATTCCTTTTGATTGCTAACTGTGCTCTGGCTTGAATCGCCTGCATTGAAACTTCAGGTAAGCTGTCATTGACTCATTGTTGAGCGCACAGATTCATATTTCttgtttctgtttttgtttgtttgtgattCGTGTATAGAATTTCGATTTTTCAAATCCGTTTCTGATATCGGTACCTGTACTCGCatatattttgttcattcaAATACGATGGCATTTGCTCGGAAAGTGTATGATATTCGAATGATTTGTCATTCGTGAAAACATGTTGATGCCTATAGTGATGGCCGATTAGGCGCATAGTTAGGTGTATTTTCAGATTCAAGTTGCCATCAGATCTTACATTACATTTATAGATTGTGTACTGTGTAAAGCATAGATccaatcaattattttttcctctCATGGAACGACTGTGATAAATCAATTATTTCTTCATTGTATGGTAGCTTATGAAGGACTCTTGTTTGGCTGTTGGGAACAGGTGGCCTAGCTTGTTTTACAATTATTGATAATCTGTTGTTCACTCTCCTGTAAGTGTAATATTGATGATTGTTCTATATGGAGTGTCTTGATTTATCTTTCCCTCAAAGAAAAGATTATTTTCTTCAATCATTCTTAAAATTTGTTTTCTATTGTTTTATTGTGGGTTGCAGCTCATATGCACATTGAGTTTCTTAGCTCCTCTCTTGTTGCAGTGACCATTTTGTGTCCTTCGTCTTCCCATTGATGAAATGGATTCAGGATCCAACAACTCCTCTCCCCAACCCGTTGCTCAAGCTTCTGATGTTGAACCTCCAGAACCAGCTGTCAATGGAGGCAATAATTCTGCACTGGAATCACTATCTGTGTCATCCTCTCCAAGCAAAACCTCTGGCGCTACAAGTTCGAAACTCCCACAGCCCATAGCACCAGAGGGAATGAAAACAGGAGCAGCTGGGTTGTCTACATTCTCACGTTTCACTAATGGGCTTGGATTGCATTTTCCTTCAAAGCCTTCTGGTGCAGAAGAGATTGCTGAAAGTACCTCGGATTCTGCACAAGCGGGCATCTTTGAATCATTCACAAAAGGTTTATTTGATACATCCAAGAACGCAGTGAAGGCTGTGCAGGTCAAAGCTCGTCATGTTGTCTCTCAGAACAAACGGAGATACCAGGTACATTTGCTAAGTTCATATTTACTGATTTGTATCTTGTTGCTTTATTTTCCAATAAATCCACTAACTAGGGAAATTGTGTTATATTTCAATCTTAGTTATCCTACTGTTTGGTGGGATTCCTAGCTTCATATTTGCCTTGTGTGTACTATTAACCACATCACCAAATGGATGCATTGTGGCTTTTATTTGTCGGTTTGAAGTTTCCATCATCTTGCCATTGTTAAAAGGTTAGAATTGGTGAGAAATTTGAAGCTCATGTGTCTTAACTAGCTTGTCTACACAGTACACACAGATCTATCGTATGTCATAACTAGCAAGAAATCCATTAAGTCAAAGAATTAGTGATGAATAATGTCGCAACACAGGAGGAATTTTCACATACAGGTTAGAAGTCCATTTCATTTGCTGGAAGAAATAATTCGTGCTATTACCGACCAAAATCAAGTGGAGCTTGTTAACTGCATTGTTtcgtttatttcattgatttattgAAAGCTTGGTCCAATTAGTCTGAAGTCTATTCCCTTGCAATATAGTTTATCAACTAATTTGCCAAAAGATTTGTTTGATTCCATgatcatgaaaatgaaaatgatggcATACACAACTTGCAGGAGGGAGGATTTGACTTGGATATGACTTATATCACTGACAATATTGTTGCTATGGGGTTTCCTGCTGGTGATTTAAGCTCTGGGATTTTTGGATTTCTCGAggtaataataatataacttTGTTTGTATGTGAAATTTAGATTTCCTAGTTTGATAGCTTCATCAAAACAAATTATGAACTGAAAGACATGCTGCAGGGGTTTTACCGCAATCACATTGAAGAAGTAATCAAGTTCTTTGAAACTCATCACAAGGTAACATAAATTCCTGATTTTAGAGGGTGAGAAATGTGAGAATATTTAATACAAGGTGATTACTTCTAGAAGGAAATTTCGTTACACCTTAACTTTTATGAGCTCATCTTATTTGTTAAGCTGATGAGTTTATTATTTTAGTTATTATCCCAGAGATAAATGTCGGGAACGTGGACTAGCAAAGAACGGAAGTTAAACATCATATAGGGGAAGGGTGgcaaggaaaagagagaaacaggaaaaaaaaaatttagtttatATCCCAGTCATAGTTTCTCTTCGTCTGCAGAGCTTTGCATTTTGAGTTCATGTTTTGCTTTGTGGCTGGTGGCTGGTTTTTGTTTGGCTTTATATGCTGCTCTTGTTCCTTTAGGTTCTATCTGGACATTTTCTTTCATGTGCATTATTGTACAACTTTTTATATTCAATAAAATATGTCAGAATTATAAAAAAGAAATCCCAGTCATAGTTTCCCTTGAATCTGATTTAGTTGAGCAATGAACATATATAGGAACatgacttctttttttctcgGACTGACTGTGGGCTATTAGAGGATAATATGCCCAAAGAATGAATATAATAGGAATAAGAATGTTGCATTGGATTTGTGGCAATATGAGGAAGGACAGGATGAATAATGAGAATATTTGATTTAGGGTTGGGGCAGTGCCAATAGAAGTTAAAATGTGTGAAAAgtgtttaagatggtatgatCATTTGCAACATAGAGATAACTGTGCAGCTCTCGAAGAATTTAGGAAATTAAGAAAGGTGATACTAAAAAGGAGGAGAGGGAGGCAAAAAGACAGATGGAAAAAAAAGTAATCATATGAGTTATATCGGATTATTGGAGAGTGTAGCTCTTGATTGGAACAATGCAAAAGAGAATCcacatagtggattcaaacttaTTTCTCTCGTGGATGCAAACTTTTGTCGGGTGGAAAGGCTGTTTCAAGTTAAAAAAAGTGCAATTCCTTGGTTGTAATGAAACAACTTTACCACTAAGCCATAGCATTGCCCTTAATCATACGTAAAAACTCGATAATGTAGTTTTACGCTACTTGGCTTCTAAGGATACCCATTTAGCCTACCCTTCATCCATCCTCCTTGCTTGTCCTATATTCCTATAAGCTCTTATCCTACCAGTGCACCGAACAGTGACACAGTGTAAATGATCACTTATTTTATTGTCATGTATGATCTTACTAGTGTTTTATTTGCAGCTACCTGGTCATGACCTATCATAGCAAGTTTACAAGTTCTAGTTTTTTAGTTATGTGATGCCTATTGGTCATTAGTTAAGTCCTCTTAGTTTCTTCATTATTCTTGGCCTACACCTGGTCCATTTTTACTTACTATTCTGTTGAATTTCTTGTTATTTAAGTCATCATTTTGTTTGCAGGGAAAATACAAAGTATACAATCTTTGTTCGGAAAGGTTGTATGATGCATCACTTTTTGAGGGGAAGGTGAGacgttcatttttttttgccttttaccTATTGTTATTGCATTTAATTCCAAGGTGAAAGCAGCTGAAAGGACTGCTAAATTATCACAGCATAGTACATTTAGTATTATAGTGGTTCTGAAAGTAAaataatctctctttttttttttcctttttacgcAATGAGAGTAAAATAATCTTTAAGCATCCACTTAAAGGTCTCATGTCCAGCACACTGGAACTTACTTGCCTGTTTCCATCTGCAATTTCTAAAGTCATTAAATGGTCATGTCCTGTGTTTTGTTGCCCTCAATAATTTCTGGCAATACACCAACCTTTAAATCccaatttcctttttttccccctgagATACAATGATCTCAGGTTCTTAATATTTCCTAATTGTTATTCTATTTACTAGAGAGATTTTTCCATGTGCTATAATATTTGATCAGGAAGCTGACTTCAGTCCCAGGTGAAAAGTGAAAACGAACACTTTACTACAGCTGGTAGTTAACCAGTGGTCTCAAAACCATTTCACTCAAAAGAATATGCAAATTCATTCTTGCTAATGGAATTTTGTAGGTTACGAAATGAATTACATGGATTTCATGATACACTACACTTATTGAGAGTTGAATTCTCAGGTTGTAAGTAAAaggtaaaaaaggtaaacaactcctgtaTACAAGACTCATGCAATGAGAGCGGTCGGGGCCAGACaggatgtatgcagaccttacccccacataatatgtggagaggttgttctCGGGAATTGTACCCATAACCTCTAGGTTACCACTGCAATTCTCCGGTCATAAGTATGTAATGTTATTTGTCAACATCAGTTCAGTAATCCTTCTAGCCTTCCAAGAAAATTATATCAGATAATCAATATCAAAATATCCATTTCCAGTTCCAAATACATCAAGGGGAAAGATAGTTGAGGTGGCATTTATCTCCGCCTTGCAGTGCTGTTGAGATTGTGATGACATAAACTGTGCAGAATATGTGATAATTTGACAGATTTAAGCTATCAAGTATGTAGAGGTTTTTATGAATATTAGTCTTGGATATTGATTTTCCACCTTCTCATGTGTAAAACCTTTTTGACACTTTTCCAGGTGGCAAGCTTCCCATTTGATGACCATAACTGTCCCCCACTTGAGCTCATCAAATTGTTTTGTCAAAGTGCATACTCGTGGTTGAAGGAGGACATTCAAAATGTGATAGTTGTCCACTGCAAAGCTGGCATGGGAAGAACAGGATTGATGATTTGTAGTCTTCTTCTGTTCCTTAAGGCAAGTTGAATACTTATTCCTATAAGAATATGGAGCAGCATAACCTTACCCCTTTCTTGGGTACACAGTTCATTCATTATGTTCATAATGGTGTtgtcctttcttctttcttctttcttatttttttcctatttttatttactttttgctATCTTTCTACAGTTTTTCCCAACTGTTGAAGAGGCCATTGATTACTTCAACAAGAAAAGATGCGTAGACGGAAAAGCTCTAGTTCTACCAAGTCAGATTGTCAGTCATCTACTTTCACGCAGAAAACTCTTATCTTCTAAGGGATTCTTATATTATTTTGATCTTTATTATCTTTTCTGCTTTCTCTAGAGATATGTCAAATACTTTGACCGTATCTTAACACAGTTCAACGGAGAAAATCAGCCTGGACGTAGGTATAATTTATCTCTATTAAATTGCATTCAAGTTAATCTTTATAAGATCATAGTTGCATTCCAGTTTATCTTCATGAGATCACTAACCTGTAATTTTGCAGGTGTATGCTTAGGGGGTTTCGACTTCACAAGTGCCCGTATTGGATTAGGCCCTCCATCACAATCTCTAATCATACTGGTATGCAGTGACTTCGCTTCTCTTCCACACCACATTTGTCCTTGCAGCAATTGCAAAATGTCTAGCAGTCTCATTTCTTTTGCGTAATTATCTATTCTCGTAGAGTTATtatagttttcttctttttcatcaagaTTCTTTTGGTGGGCAAGAAAACTTACTGTGATTTTCTTTTCCATCCGAGAGCCGAACTTGTGCAAGATATAGAGCTTAAAATCTGTGTTCAGAGAGAAAATACCCTTTTCTCTAATGATACGATCATTGCTAAAGTAAAGGGCATGTGCGCTAAAATACGAGAGATACTCAAAGTGTCTTTTGTTAGcctttttcccctttttataAGTTATGGGgtaatattctttatttttttcaggGATGGTGGAATTGAACCTTCGCCTCGTGCAAGTGTTACGTCTTTTTAGCTTAACCCTGATGCTATGAGTCTGCGCAGTGGAACTGTAATTCCTTACGAGTCTTAAGTGAAGGATTATCTTGCGAGTTTATATGCCCTTTTTCTTAAAAAGGGCTTTTTTGCAGAATTATCCTTCAATCTGATGTACAATGTTCATGTCTGAAGGCAATTCCGTTTCTAACCAATAGTGAAGGTTTTGAAAGTTGGATAAAAACAAACCAATATCATATCTGATAATATAACATAAATATTTGTCCTCGTCCGCAGGGGTTCTGTTCTCAACGAAAAAGCATCCAAAAACTAAGGATTTGAAGGTAGATATTCTTCAACTTCTTTGGTcaccttttattttattgttaacTGGTTGCTTGTTTATTTAACTTACTGTTGTGCTTGTACATTTGACAAATCTTGTAATTTGAGCTTGCGAATTTCTATTTTTAGCCAGAAGATTTTTGGATTAGAGCACCAAAGAAAGGGATTGTGGTCTTTGCCATACCAGGGGAGCCTGGTTTGACAGAGTTGGTTGGAGACTTCAAAATTCATTTTCATGACCGGCAGGGAGATTTCTACTGGTAAGTGAGCATTGTCTTACATAAATAGAGGATGCACAGTGACTCTATTTTGTCATAAGTGAAAAAAGTCATAAAGAATGTAGAACCAACTGATGTGCATCAAATACTACATTTTCATCCTCAATAAGCATTAATAGATTACTTCAGCAAGCAAAATCTTCTTGAACCAATGCCTCTAGCCATGCACATGCACGGGTGAGACTTCACATTATCCACCCATACTAACCAATCGTTATTATCTCTTTGGTAATGGTGCTTGTTGCTCGTGTTTCAAATTATATCAGGAACGAACTTATAAAACAACCATGAACTCATGGATTTTCCACTAAAATTTATTGTGTTGAGAACTGCTTCCTGCATGTACATATTAGTTTCTCGAGAACTTTTTTCTTGAATAGTACGTGGAGAACATTATAGATGTCCATCTTCTTCTAAGaatttgttttgaaaagaattaATACCAATAATGGAGACTATTCTCTCAGGAATGTATACATTCTGCCTTAAAATTTGCTTTCCGctgagatttttttaaaaaaaatatcgagAGCTGCTTTCATTACACGCACTTCTAGTTACTCGAGGATGAAGATTGatcctttttttaatttaactCTTCAGTTGGCTGAATACAACAATGACAGAGAACAGGTTCACACTAGATGGCTCTGATCTTGATGGCTTTGAAAAGGTAAATTACAATATGACTGTCAGTTATGGCACTAGTCTCTTTACTAATTAGGTACGATCTAGGTATATTCTCAGACTTTCCATT of Tripterygium wilfordii isolate XIE 37 chromosome 13, ASM1340144v1, whole genome shotgun sequence contains these proteins:
- the LOC120011732 gene encoding phosphatidylinositol 3,4,5-trisphosphate 3-phosphatase and protein-tyrosine-phosphatase PTEN2A-like gives rise to the protein MDSGSNNSSPQPVAQASDVEPPEPAVNGGNNSALESLSVSSSPSKTSGATSSKLPQPIAPEGMKTGAAGLSTFSRFTNGLGLHFPSKPSGAEEIAESTSDSAQAGIFESFTKGLFDTSKNAVKAVQVKARHVVSQNKRRYQEGGFDLDMTYITDNIVAMGFPAGDLSSGIFGFLEGFYRNHIEEVIKFFETHHKGKYKVYNLCSERLYDASLFEGKVASFPFDDHNCPPLELIKLFCQSAYSWLKEDIQNVIVVHCKAGMGRTGLMICSLLLFLKFFPTVEEAIDYFNKKRCVDGKALVLPSQIRYVKYFDRILTQFNGENQPGRRCMLRGFRLHKCPYWIRPSITISNHTGVLFSTKKHPKTKDLKPEDFWIRAPKKGIVVFAIPGEPGLTELVGDFKIHFHDRQGDFYCWLNTTMTENRFTLDGSDLDGFEKRNLPSPGFQVEVVMIDYDGIRPTTSKADSVGKVSDSRSSYAPVQSGGIGANSNQNKVPVQEDNDDVFSDSDGEQSGASKGRKPQAASEVIAGQPHHVPNARDGKLESLTHGTEQLSLGREASSKPASGLEIPSMGSVGASDIKAIAADASVFSFGDEEDYESD